The region GCTTCATGGACGGCGCGGGTAGCGCTTTTGAGCAGCTCCGACAATGGCTGATTGGCGGCAGCGGGAGAGACGGTTTCGGCAGAGTTTGTAGCAGGCATAACAGGTCCTCAGAGTACATCCGCACCCAGGTGCAGACATGACAGGGGCATAATAATAACAATTCTCATTTGCACCGCAACCACCGGGCACAAAAAACCCCGCCGGAGCGGGGTCTTTTGAGCTGCAACAGATTCAAGCGGTGATCGCTTGGACCTGTTTCATCAGCGCCATCTGGCTTTCGGTCGGCCGTGCGCTCTGCAGCGCCATGAGCTTGCTCATGTCGCCTTCGATGCGGATTTGGCCGCTCATGAAGCCCTGCATGCCTGCAGATTGGTCGCCTTCGATGAAGATGCGTTTGGCCAGCTCGGCCGGCAGCACCAAGGTGGTGCCCGCGCCATCGCGGTGGCCTTCTTCGATCATGCCACCCACCAGAGCCAGCTCTTTGTCACCGGCAGTGATGTTGATGACTACGTCTGCCAGGGCAGCCGGGGCTTCGATGGGGCCCGCAGCGTCACGCAGTTCCTTGACCTTGGCAAACCACTCTTCGGACAGAAATTCGCTGCTCATCTCTCAATCTCCATGTGTGTTGTGCTGTTGGGCCTGAACCCGGTGTCGCCTTCAAACGAGCGTTCGAATCGAAGCCGTAAAATAAAGAATGGCCTGCACCGGCGCAATGACCCTTCCGCCCGCGCGCGCCCTTTGCTGCCATGCGGCGCAGGCGCTGCGGTCAATACAGGTGGTTGAACATCTTGCGGCGGTACTCGCTGGCCAGCGGATCCCCCTTCGGCAAGCACTCAAACACCTTCAGCAATCCGGCACGGCCGTCACCATCAGCACCGTGGACCTGCAAGAGGCGCAGCAGCGCATCCAGTCCGTCGCGGAACTGACCGGCAGCGGCTGCCTGCAGGCCATAGGCGTACAGCACCTGAGCTTCGACAGCCGGTGCCAGGC is a window of Alcanivorax sp. REN37 DNA encoding:
- a CDS encoding SCP-2 sterol transfer family protein codes for the protein MSSEFLSEEWFAKVKELRDAAGPIEAPAALADVVINITAGDKELALVGGMIEEGHRDGAGTTLVLPAELAKRIFIEGDQSAGMQGFMSGQIRIEGDMSKLMALQSARPTESQMALMKQVQAITA